The Butyrivibrio fibrisolvens genome window below encodes:
- a CDS encoding alpha-1,2-fucosyltransferase, protein MIYVDMRGNLGNQLFDYALARAISEKTGDNICLNTYYLHKYKPQYTFNLEYFNLPDNVEIVDDMKFPFGANSFSLFSKIARKVAPNIYFSLFSKFGIYVWLRPEYKKIDIANTKNHYVVGYWQSPKYLNGIEDILRKEIVPNKKTFEDNKDVIERNKDLFNIIQKTESVCISIRRGDYISDEKNRKNFYICDEKYFKEAMERINADVPNAVFIMFSDDIEWVKNNIDVGNTQTYYESGKDPVWEKLRLMSSCKHFILSNSTFSWWAEYLSQNSNKIVYAPDRWFPTKQVSDLYESYWKKILV, encoded by the coding sequence ATGATATATGTAGATATGAGAGGTAATTTAGGAAATCAATTATTTGATTATGCATTGGCTAGGGCGATTAGCGAAAAAACTGGCGATAACATATGTTTGAATACATATTATTTGCATAAGTATAAACCTCAATATACTTTTAATTTAGAGTATTTCAATCTTCCAGACAATGTTGAGATTGTAGATGACATGAAATTCCCATTTGGAGCAAATAGCTTTTCTTTGTTTTCCAAAATAGCTAGGAAAGTAGCTCCAAATATTTATTTTTCCCTTTTTAGTAAATTTGGAATATATGTGTGGTTAAGACCGGAATACAAAAAAATAGATATAGCAAATACAAAAAACCATTATGTGGTTGGATACTGGCAGAGTCCCAAATATTTGAATGGTATTGAAGATATATTAAGAAAAGAAATTGTTCCTAATAAAAAAACATTTGAGGATAATAAAGATGTGATTGAAAGGAATAAAGATTTATTTAATATAATACAGAAAACTGAGTCTGTTTGTATATCTATTCGTAGAGGTGATTATATCTCTGATGAAAAGAATAGGAAAAATTTTTATATTTGTGATGAAAAATATTTTAAAGAAGCCATGGAAAGAATAAACGCTGATGTACCAAATGCTGTTTTTATAATGTTTTCTGATGATATTGAATGGGTAAAAAATAATATAGATGTAGGTAATACACAAACTTATTATGAGTCGGGTAAAGATCCAGTATGGGAGAAACTTAGATTAATGTCATCGTGCAAACATTTTATTCTGTCAAATAGTACCTTTAGCTGGTGGGCTGAGTATCTTTCACAAAATAGTAATAAAATAGTGTATGCACCAGACAGGTGGTTTCCTACCAAACAAGTATCTGATTTGTATGAGAGCTATTGGAAGAAGATTTTAGTATAA
- a CDS encoding EpsG family protein, whose amino-acid sequence MFLFLWIFSGWIRGSYDVEIGISRYLESSRFESFTEIGYSFLVEFGHKLELSYRMHFVIWSLFEVTILVWFINKWCIKPPIVYAMFLLYPMIFYFQYVRNIAAFSIVLIGFSCLIEEKKNMVNIYMRYAYWGLQQYTSTLYILRRICCCLQLERK is encoded by the coding sequence ATTTTTCTTTTCCTATGGATCTTTTCTGGATGGATAAGAGGTTCGTATGATGTTGAAATTGGAATTAGCAGATATTTAGAGAGTTCAAGATTTGAATCATTTACAGAAATTGGATATTCTTTTTTGGTTGAATTTGGTCATAAATTAGAACTATCCTATAGAATGCACTTTGTTATTTGGTCTTTATTTGAAGTGACTATTCTAGTTTGGTTTATTAATAAATGGTGTATCAAACCTCCGATAGTCTATGCTATGTTTTTGCTTTATCCTATGATTTTTTACTTCCAATATGTTAGGAATATAGCAGCGTTTTCTATTGTTTTAATTGGATTCAGTTGTCTTATTGAAGAAAAAAAAAATATGGTAAATATATATATGCGTTATGCATATTGGGGGCTTCAACAATACACTTCAACTCTATATATTTTGCGACGTATTTGTTGTTGTTTGCAATTAGAAAGAAAATAA